In the Populus trichocarpa isolate Nisqually-1 chromosome 8, P.trichocarpa_v4.1, whole genome shotgun sequence genome, ttgatgtgttaatattaaaaatatattttaagaaataaaaaaattattattttaatatatttctaaataaaaatattttaaaataattattattataatatcaaacattgTCTAAATCTTTAAACCattaaaaatttgagttttcaaataattcaaagatcaatttgatttgataattgagtgtttttgtttggaatatattttaaaattatggaatCATTTACcaaatttattcttgattttaaaaaacctatTCAAAACATATACGAAAGAGAAATGTGttgatgatattaatttttaatcagtcAATTTTGAAGCAAATCACACCATTTTTAGAGTGGCTTAtaaatctataattttaatGGATTATAGAACTCGTTTATATTACTTTAAACTTCTTGAACACTAAAATCGAGTAAATAAtgttgagataattttatttttactgaaatcttaatttttcaaacagcatgtaaatattagatattttttcttatatcccTAATCTCAATTATAGAATCGCAAACTACTTACCGAGCCGAGTAAAGCATGTCAAAGTTTTAATGCATTCTTGCGAAGCGTTTCCTTTGACTCGCTAAGATTTAGCCTCCAAGTAGCCTCACAAAATTCTTTCTAAACAAGGCATGTATTAGAGATTGTACTTACATCTCAAATCGAAAATAGTTATTGTCTTTCAGGCACGAAAAGCGTTTTTGTTTGTCTTAAACTTTCTAAGTGGAACAGCGACTTTGTGACGGGACAACAGGTCAATAGCTTGAAGCAGTGTTATTACCCGGACCGGCTGGCAGGTTGATCTGAGAGCTAGACCGGTTTGGTTTTGTTAAAAAGTCAGCCAGTGCAATGACCCGATCAAACCCGGTCAACCTGTGACCTGGACGACCCGAGCGAtacccggtttttttttaaatgtgggatttaaaacctatcagtatatatactctatattttcaagaaaaaaattatatttttttaatgtgggataaaaaatattttggtttaaatacttcaacttaaaaggataatatagtaTGTTTTTAATGTAGTATTTGAAACCTGtcagtatatatactctatgttttcaagaaaaaagttatgttttttcaatgtggaataaaaaacttttttgatttaaatacttcaacttaaaagcttaacataatatctttttaatgtgacgtaaaaaactttttaaaatattttttaaaactttattatttacaatatgtataacctatatttacattgtttttgtcttaactttttcatataaaatattaaattttaatttttttttaaattttttcggGTTAATCTAAATTGACCCATAAAACCCGAGATCTAGCTTCTTAGCCGGATCAACCCCGAGCCGAGTCTAATACTCTAGTTgctttaatttagaaaattcaCATTTATTACTGTACATGACTAAAAACAATTGCACGATGCAATCTGGAGAATGGGACGGTTGTCGCACAGACACCTAGACGCAAACTAGAGGCAGGGGAGACCGCCAAACTCGTTTAAGAGCTGGGCCAGCTTCGATCCGAGCTTAAGTCAGGCCCGATCTATTTTTTCTAGGTCTGGATCTTGCCTATCTCAATCAATTGTGCTGGATCCTGAGCTTGAGCCTGGCCGGCGACGGGTCTTGGGCTTTCTGCTCCGAAACCTATTGTCTTTCTATACAATTTAGGAATGTAAAACATTCAGGGATGAAAGAATTATATCCACGTTATACATTACATTTATTTTCGAAAGAACATAATCCCGTAAAATTGGTCAGAGATTGAAGGAAGGAGGAAATGCATTGTCGATGTTTTTGCATGgttcttaaaacaaaaatccattgAATTCGTAAGTTGCTATGCTCTAGAGCAATTGGACCAATTATCAGGTTGGGGTGGTCTGACTTTGAGCACCGGGTTGCTCTCGAAAAAATTAGCTGGCCGGAGCTCAAATCCACTGCTAAGAGTTGTCATTACCGGAAAATCTTCTTGGTATGGCACATGGTGAAATCCCAATGTGTACCACAACACAAtgtctttattttctatttcccTATTCCTGCATTAACAAGAAAAGTCGACACAACAATGTTAGTGTGACGATTGTTACGTaaagtcaacaaatcaaaattgttGGTATCTGGCGTGTACCTGAGGCTCCATCTTGCTAGGGTATCATCTCCTCGGCTTTGATCAACATAAAGCCCTCCCGCCCATTTTTCAGACTTGTTATATGGGGTAATCCATAGATTGTATTTGGTGAAGGCTCCCCGAATTTGTGCATAATCATCATCTGATAAGAGGGGGGCCGCAACAGACCCTGGGATCAAACGGTAGCCAATGAAGTTTCCGATATTGGTCCTCTTGTTTGGATTAATCACTAATAGATCTTCTTGTGCTACACCGAGCTTAATCCTTGCATCAGACTCCGTTTTAGCTGTCTCGCTCACAACCCTCCAGTAGCTCCTCCTAGGCGACCGGTGATCGGTCACTGGGGTCATTAGCAACTGGGACCTGACAAATGAGTTTGCATCGCCATCCACATCAAGATCAAGATGGTAAGTAAAGAAGTGGTCATGGTTTGCACCCAGGGTATTTTCTGCTAACAATGTACCATAAGCTTCCTCTTTTATTTGATCTTTATGGGTGTACATTGATCCCCTCACTTCAAGCAAACCAGTCAACCCAACCTGCACGAAAAATATGAACCAGAAGGTCATCCAAGAACATTATTGTCATGCTAGAGGTAATCAAATTATGTTGGCTATAGAAATCTGCTAATTCTAATCCATCAAGAGAAAATATCATCTTCAAGAGCAACATATTTTGTCAACAGAATCAAATACGGCGTTTTCATTTACGCAGGTAACGATCACCACGAAATCACAAGAATATGCAAATTTTATCCTGTGTAGCCTATGTTAGAACCAAACCTAGCTTTAACGCAATGGAACTGTGATCAcaacaaatcaattttgatgCTAGATTAGACATCAGAAAAACAAGCTTCCCCATTTAATGAGTTTATTACCGTGACTTTGATTGAGCCGCTTTGCTTAAACTCCCAATCATTAACGTAATCGTAGTTGCCAACAGTAGACACCATTCTTACAACCAGGGTCACCTCTGGCCTAACTTCTCTTATCTGCACCACCACCATTTAGTTTCAGACAAAATTATCGCAAAATTAAGCCCACTGAACAAAccccaaaaacaaattaaaaaaaatcactaaccACTTTGCCTGGTATAGCAGCCTCCGTATGCCGCCACATTACGTCTCCAGCATACCTCTCAAATATGCAAAAGATATTAGGCATATTTACAGGCGTCCCATTGTGGTCTGCAACATAAGCGTCCATGAAAACTGCATTTTCCGGACAGTCCCTAAGTGGCTCAAGTGGCACTGCACATAGGCCATACCCATATTCACCAGCATCAAAAAATACTCGATAGTACCACTCTTCATTTAGGTCCATATATGGCACGAAGACCTCTGACAGGAACCCTTGATACAGAACTTTACGAAACTTTTGCTTCTGGAGATCAAATATTGATGCCAAGGATATAACTGGGCCCGCTCGAGCATCGAAGCTCAAATGAAAATCCCAATTGGCCCACCTGATACATAGTATGGTACCATCAACCCAAAAGGAAATTCGATGATTTAAATAGGAATAGAAAATAACAGTAACAAAATGGGATTGATGCAGAGTAATTCCATAACTTTAAATGAACTATTTCATCGGGCATTTGGATAGTGCAGAGAGGAAACTctgtgagtgtttttttttccagtagctttgtttttcaatttatttttcaaattgttttttatttaaaaacagagttaacaaaaatataaaagctaACTAGTCAAAGGTTGAAGGTCTcacacttaataaaaaaaattaaaaaactacgtccatcataaattaaaaaatattttaaaatctcaagaaTAAATATATCTACATATCTAAGagtatgtttggtattgcggtagctgttgtagttgtggtttgaaaaaaattgttttataaaaagtacttttagttgagattggtttgaaaaaatagatatttggttaaaactgtggttgaaattgaggttgaagaaaaaatagttttaacgtgtttggttaaaaaaatgcttttcaaattgaggttatatatatatatatatatatatatatattaatgatttttaacttaaatattgtagatttaactaatgttattacatcatgaaataaataatattgatatcaaatattttttattattccattaaactatatgcaatgtcattacatacaaaatctatccaacaaggactatatttttcatggtttcttaagcgcgcaacaacaaaaactgaattttttaatttatgtagtgatattaaataataaagattgtgatatctttattattagaattgcgatcaaattccacaaatgttacgtcatcatgcgatatctttctaatttatgtagtgttattaaataatattaaatactaatttttcgagtacaacataatttttttaaaaaaatttacaatttcattacagtacgagtaaatttaatttaccttaaactaatttttttaaaaaaacaaaaaaaaaatattgtccacgattaactgcactggtgttgttcggaaaaaaaaaactaaacttttctcattgatttttttttaaaaaaaaaaactgaacattgcaacagtggagcatggctccactgttccaAAAAATTACCATGAGAAGCATTTTTGCTGCTTCTCCATTCCTGCGGCTGGGCAGCAAAAACTAATAGGTCCTGCCAAGTAAAATCAGGTTTGTTTCAtttaccaaacataaaaatgtATGGCTGCGGGTAAGGTTTCATTTACCGAACATAAAAacgtgtggctgcgggtgaacctcacccgcagccacaaaaCCAAACAGCATCTTACTATCAGCAATATCTTTTTAAGCAGCTTGCAGCATTATCATAAAACTATCGTATCgctttcattaaaagaaaacttCGTCTGTTGTCCGTAACCTTACCTAATCGCGTGTCCATCTATTGTGAAACTTGGGCCGTCAGATTGGTGCATCGAGATTCCTTTCAACGGAGATCCAAAAGGTGGTTTTTGCGATGATTCCCTGTAGTCGGTCCCGTCAGCCTTTGGCATAGGCACAGTTGATCTATCTTTAAACCCTAAGATCTTCATTTCCTCAAGATCAACGGTGACAGTAATTCCCTCAATTGGTCTCATATACAAATTCACAGTCCCGTCTAAATAATTACACAGGACCCTGACTACCCTTTtactccttctcttttctccaTACCAACCAATAGCAAAACTCGTACACACAACCTCTTCAACCTTGAGCCCTCTCTTTCTAATTGACTCCAAGAACGGAGTATACTTAAACGGCAATGCATTGGCAGTTCCTTGCTCTTCAAAAGTGAGCAGAGGGTACCCATAACCGCCGTAAACTCTATCAGAAACAATATTGCGGACTGATAAGTCAGCGATAATTTCATGAGTGATCTGGTTTATACGTGCTATGATAAATGCTTGTCGAGGTGGGGTTCTGGTAGCAGTGCCTTCCAGCCATGAAAGAATGGCAGTTTTGGTTGGTTCTTCGAGGCCTACATAGTGAAAGGCTATGCTGTGGTTTGACTTGGGATACGAGTTATGAACTATGGATTGAATTTTGGTGAACTCGGTTGGGGTTAGGGGATCCAGTGGGTGTGTGTAAGTTGGCAAAATGGAGAGTGTAGAGAGGAGAAAGAATATGAGACTCTTGGAGACGGAAGCCATGGATACTAATGAGGACATCCTTGAGCCCAACCGGACTTGAAGAGCCATCCCATGGTCACCTGTATGGTGAGGAATATTTAAAGCTGTtgtgtaataataaaaaaaaaaaacgaattttttaaaaagaaataataattattaatagcCAATTAAAAAGGCAACTTGTCACGATTTTTAAGAACACTGTACCTGCGTTAcgtctattaattttttaaaaaaatacttaaattttcCTAATATTGTTttcagtgaaaataaaaatgtgagGAGTTTGATATAATCTGATTGACTTTACGAACTCAAAAGCAACTCAGATAATCCGTGAAAATAtagtatgaataaaaaaaattaagattatatttttaaaaaaatattaagataacaacatattggattaactttgatcaactcaagttaacataTCAAGTTCGTGATCCAAATTACGAGACTATGATAATTACATAgagaacaaattataaaagcttgattttcaatcaactcaatgttgaaggatgaaataaaaaaaataaattaaaaaataacccgagttaacttgtcaaactcgcaACTTGGGTTATAAAACCAAGATGatcccataaaaagaaaattgaaacaaattacgttcaattctcaatcagcctaatattgaatgatgagactaaaaaaaaatcaattaaaaaaataacataaaaacaactcaagtcGATCTGTCAAACCCATGACCTGGATCATGAaatcgagataacctcatagaaaaaaaataaaaaagtaacatGATTTAACTTTGATTAACTTGCTAGATATGTGACCCTAGTAATAAGACTAAGATAattccatgaaaaataaatcaaaataaattatgaagctcaattcgcAGTCGATTCTGCGGGACTCAATATTTAATGATGAgatttgtaaaaaatttaattaaaaaaataacaaaaaaataagccaAGTCAAtacgggttaacccgttaagTATTTTTTCCAAGTCTTGAGGCCAAAATTACCTcacaaaaatcaaatcgaaataaatcatgaaacctaattctcaatcaaacacaatattaaatgatgaaattggggGGGgttaaaagatagaaaaataacaagTCAACTGGATTAACATGCCAAACTCATGACCCGGATCATGAGACGagaataatccaataaaaaataaattcaatgttgaaggacgtGAGACCGCGATaacctattataaaaaaaaattgacttgattTAACGGaggttaaaatatcaaaaccagCGACTCTGGTCTTGAGACCAGGAcatctcaataaaaaacaaatcaaaacagttTAAGAAACTCAATCATCAGCCGgcctaatattgaatgataaaataataataaaacatttcaattaaaaaaacacaaaaaatgaatgatcaaacaggaaaaaaaaattaatgaaaaaaaaacacaaaaacacaaccaagtcaactcgagttaacctgttaaacattattctcgggtcatgagatcgaaataacttaatagaaagtaaataaaacaaattatgaagactAATTCCCAACTAACtagatattaaaagataaaattgaaaaaaaagttaaataaagaaaaaaactccagCCAACTAGGTTAACCTGACAAACCCATGATCTGtatcatgagagtgtgataacccagtaaaaaacaaatctaataaatgataaaaaaaaacattgattaaaaaaaatcaaagaataaaaaaaaagcaaatgtttttttattaagtattgTTGGGGAAGACTTCATTATTCATCATCTCAGACATTACCGTGGATTTTCAgtgtaaaattttatgttttttcaatttggtcttcaaactttttttatggCGATTTagtcataattattttaataaacaaatttagcaaacacaaccaGGTAAATATCCTGTCttttgagattaaatatcttgatctgcATTTGTCTcctgatttttcaagttttgtttttaggtatcgttaatgattttttatttatttattcacgcacataattctcgatttattttattacatgtatgcataaatttttttacttgaacttgtattttttaaactacaaaaatacattaaaaaaacatgtatatataatttttttatagaaaataaaaatatttaacccaCAACAAAACGCTGATAGATAACTagtttttattctattttgagggtgttttttcaaaaaaacattttgtattCCGCTTCGATATTATAGATTTCATCCCTCTCTTTTTATAgtaacttaataaaataaatcaaagaataattgcttgtaattttatttttcattttaacatACTTTTCTGTTTTAGGTATTTCTAtggaaataaacaaattatttctataaaaaaaatcacaagttattttttaatcaatcgaaccttaaactaatttttttt is a window encoding:
- the LOC7473402 gene encoding amine oxidase [copper-containing] alpha 2, peroxisomal — its product is MALQVRLGSRMSSLVSMASVSKSLIFFLLSTLSILPTYTHPLDPLTPTEFTKIQSIVHNSYPKSNHSIAFHYVGLEEPTKTAILSWLEGTATRTPPRQAFIIARINQITHEIIADLSVRNIVSDRVYGGYGYPLLTFEEQGTANALPFKYTPFLESIRKRGLKVEEVVCTSFAIGWYGEKRRSKRVVRVLCNYLDGTVNLYMRPIEGITVTVDLEEMKILGFKDRSTVPMPKADGTDYRESSQKPPFGSPLKGISMHQSDGPSFTIDGHAIRWANWDFHLSFDARAGPVISLASIFDLQKQKFRKVLYQGFLSEVFVPYMDLNEEWYYRVFFDAGEYGYGLCAVPLEPLRDCPENAVFMDAYVADHNGTPVNMPNIFCIFERYAGDVMWRHTEAAIPGKVIREVRPEVTLVVRMVSTVGNYDYVNDWEFKQSGSIKVTVGLTGLLEVRGSMYTHKDQIKEEAYGTLLAENTLGANHDHFFTYHLDLDVDGDANSFVRSQLLMTPVTDHRSPRRSYWRVVSETAKTESDARIKLGVAQEDLLVINPNKRTNIGNFIGYRLIPGSVAAPLLSDDDYAQIRGAFTKYNLWITPYNKSEKWAGGLYVDQSRGDDTLARWSLRNREIENKDIVLWYTLGFHHVPYQEDFPVMTTLSSGFELRPANFFESNPVLKVRPPQPDNWSNCSRA